From a region of the Methanolinea sp. genome:
- a CDS encoding indolepyruvate ferredoxin oxidoreductase, protein MNGYEVLARALQSCADRIYAVPGYPVTGLSHVTGAEPVTGEKVALEYAFGDSLSGRRAAVIMKNAGLNACADPLIQATSQGLRSGVVIVAGDDPEAEGSTTTQDSRYYGEIAQIPVLEPGAETCSESVEVAFSASERFSRVTLLRATPALLFSPAEQRDVARINRSGTLAPADLTMRGRAARSAELFNEMFAWSCDHPLNRFSGGVAGIGAAHGDSQVVTVYPPPRNLASCKDIREIGRPFVREHSIIQPPGPAAVPETIWERGYYRTFCQGCPFLPVFEILHARRMTVVPDAGCSILVLNPPYRLGIANYGLGTAIGVAARSTGVALIGDYGLISSGIPSLIDVYEKKIPLLCIVLNNRCMGMTGGQEVPDPARYISWADPVTVGSSDREALGRLLVPPVDPVTVIVEGQCPEGRNHETIAC, encoded by the coding sequence ATGAACGGCTACGAGGTCCTGGCCCGGGCACTACAGTCCTGTGCCGACCGGATCTATGCCGTTCCCGGCTACCCGGTGACCGGGCTTTCACATGTGACGGGTGCGGAACCGGTCACGGGCGAGAAGGTTGCACTCGAATACGCCTTTGGCGATTCGCTCTCGGGCAGGAGGGCTGCGGTAATCATGAAGAATGCCGGCCTGAACGCCTGTGCAGATCCGCTCATCCAGGCAACATCACAAGGACTCCGGAGCGGGGTGGTGATCGTTGCCGGCGATGATCCAGAGGCTGAAGGGTCAACCACTACCCAGGATTCGCGGTATTACGGGGAGATCGCCCAGATCCCGGTGCTTGAGCCGGGAGCCGAAACCTGCTCGGAAAGCGTCGAGGTGGCATTCTCTGCATCGGAGCGGTTCTCCCGGGTGACGCTTCTCCGGGCCACTCCCGCGCTTCTTTTCTCCCCTGCAGAGCAAAGGGACGTTGCCCGGATAAACCGGTCCGGGACTCTCGCCCCTGCTGACCTGACCATGCGTGGACGCGCTGCCCGTTCGGCAGAACTCTTCAACGAGATGTTTGCCTGGTCCTGCGACCACCCGCTGAACCGGTTTTCCGGGGGTGTAGCGGGCATCGGAGCGGCTCATGGCGACTCCCAGGTGGTGACGGTCTACCCCCCGCCACGGAATCTCGCGTCGTGCAAGGATATCCGGGAGATTGGGAGACCGTTTGTCAGGGAACACAGCATCATCCAGCCTCCGGGACCGGCTGCTGTACCCGAGACCATCTGGGAGCGGGGATACTACCGGACCTTCTGCCAGGGATGCCCGTTTCTGCCGGTGTTCGAGATCCTGCATGCCCGCAGGATGACGGTCGTACCTGATGCGGGATGCTCGATTCTGGTGCTGAACCCGCCCTACCGGCTCGGTATCGCGAACTACGGCCTGGGAACCGCAATAGGAGTGGCCGCCCGAAGTACCGGGGTTGCCCTGATCGGTGACTACGGGCTCATTTCTTCCGGCATCCCGAGTCTCATCGATGTGTATGAAAAGAAGATCCCGTTGCTCTGCATTGTCCTGAACAACCGGTGCATGGGCATGACCGGCGGACAGGAAGTGCCCGATCCTGCCCGGTACATATCCTGGGCAGATCCGGTGACGGTGGGGTCCTCGGACCGCGAGGCGCTCGGCCGCCTGCTGGTTCCACCGGTAGATCCGGTGACGGTTATTGTCGAAGGGCAATGCCCTGAGGGGAGGAACCATGAAACCATTGCATGTTGA
- a CDS encoding radical SAM protein: MDWLRLKAQLLAEGTARFTGKAGEPYIERSTAGPGAGSGGSIFFSTASGIVRLTIDPRSPVEVEHRGGGRAVLRHAGLTLEGYIEPVALHCPRQAYITVTSGCIYRCRYCEVPILSAGRKTPEQIEEMIGSVADRIDAISLTSGVLTGKEEEEEYVLAIIRRIKRFGVPIGVSIFPGESTADRLHDLGVAEVKFNIETATADLFSTMCPGLDWDTVWRALRRSVSLFGKGHVFSNLIIGLGEDDRDVEACIAALCSEGIIPVVRPLNPAGELGHYARPTADRLLRVYAIHARHLRSAGLDPCNALTMCPACTGCDLVPGRDGPL, encoded by the coding sequence GTGGACTGGCTCAGGCTGAAGGCACAACTGCTCGCAGAAGGGACTGCCCGGTTCACCGGCAAAGCAGGAGAACCGTATATCGAACGGTCGACTGCAGGTCCCGGTGCAGGGAGCGGCGGATCCATCTTCTTCTCCACTGCATCGGGAATAGTCCGGCTCACCATCGACCCCCGGAGCCCGGTTGAGGTTGAGCACAGGGGTGGCGGCAGGGCCGTCCTCAGGCATGCCGGTCTCACGCTCGAGGGGTATATCGAACCGGTAGCCCTTCACTGCCCGCGCCAGGCCTACATCACCGTGACCAGTGGATGTATCTACCGGTGTCGGTATTGCGAAGTGCCAATCCTCTCTGCAGGAAGGAAGACCCCAGAGCAGATCGAAGAGATGATTGGTTCGGTGGCAGATCGGATCGACGCAATCTCGCTCACCAGCGGAGTGCTGACCGGCAAGGAGGAGGAAGAGGAGTACGTTCTTGCCATAATCAGACGGATTAAACGTTTTGGAGTCCCAATCGGGGTCTCAATCTTTCCGGGCGAATCCACTGCTGACCGGCTCCATGACCTAGGGGTTGCAGAAGTGAAGTTCAACATCGAGACGGCTACCGCGGATCTTTTCAGCACCATGTGCCCTGGCCTTGACTGGGACACGGTCTGGCGGGCGCTTCGCCGTTCGGTGAGCCTGTTCGGCAAAGGGCATGTCTTTTCGAACCTGATCATCGGTCTTGGCGAGGATGACAGGGACGTGGAAGCATGTATCGCCGCACTCTGCAGTGAGGGTATTATCCCCGTTGTCCGTCCTCTGAACCCTGCCGGTGAACTGGGCCATTACGCCCGTCCGACTGCCGACAGGCTCCTCAGAGTATACGCTATCCACGCCAGGCACCTCCGAAGTGCAGGCCTTGATCCCTGTAATGCTCTAACCATGTGCCCTGCGTGTACCGGTTGCGACCTGGTTCCCGGGAGGGACGGGCCGCTATGA
- a CDS encoding DUF1743 domain-containing protein has product MPDRTAERLIPGSGPVNRGDIPGDPYIIQYPGIVAVTDENGRAIELIEFFDCLGGAMWSKHHYAQSPVVRSVRNCGPTMRYLLHPGQADLDLQGSKFPAGICGAAVQDDEIEISYVGIGGGGVGAASCRSFAGGVTRCRSDPAGGGKKAGSTVWLPRRQRVLIGVDDTDTPDEGATWTLTHNIARAVEDDASRYLSHTIVQLFPVPYRTKNCVSIVVEFASSEPGILVERYRDLLERYTLSDDTGMAVFTGFDPIPLLQFGRLVKRGEVRRDLIPRIADGSLDLILEGRGIIGAVAALPFFTSYEEALSLWTGSG; this is encoded by the coding sequence ATGCCAGACAGAACTGCAGAGCGGCTCATACCAGGATCCGGTCCAGTAAATCGCGGAGACATCCCCGGGGATCCTTATATCATCCAGTATCCCGGCATCGTGGCTGTGACCGATGAGAATGGCCGCGCCATAGAACTGATCGAGTTCTTTGACTGCCTCGGTGGTGCGATGTGGTCAAAGCATCATTACGCGCAGAGCCCTGTGGTCCGATCGGTACGGAACTGCGGCCCCACCATGCGGTACCTGCTGCATCCCGGCCAGGCTGACCTAGATCTCCAGGGCTCGAAGTTCCCTGCGGGAATATGCGGAGCTGCGGTCCAGGATGACGAAATCGAGATCTCCTACGTAGGAATTGGCGGAGGTGGTGTCGGGGCGGCAAGCTGCCGGTCCTTTGCGGGGGGTGTTACCCGGTGCCGTTCCGATCCCGCGGGCGGTGGGAAAAAGGCCGGCTCAACGGTGTGGCTTCCGCGGAGGCAACGGGTCCTGATCGGGGTTGATGATACCGATACGCCTGATGAGGGAGCGACGTGGACCCTCACGCACAACATCGCCCGGGCGGTTGAGGACGATGCATCGCGCTACCTTTCCCACACCATTGTCCAGCTCTTCCCGGTTCCGTACCGGACCAAGAACTGTGTGAGCATCGTGGTCGAGTTTGCTTCATCCGAGCCCGGGATCCTGGTCGAACGCTACCGGGATCTCCTTGAACGATACACGCTTTCCGATGATACCGGGATGGCAGTTTTCACCGGGTTTGACCCCATCCCCCTCCTTCAGTTCGGCCGCCTGGTCAAGCGCGGAGAGGTCCGCCGTGACCTTATCCCAAGGATCGCCGATGGAAGTCTCGATCTTATCCTGGAAGGGAGAGGGATCATCGGTGCTGTTGCAGCCCTGCCATTCTTTACCAGCTATGAGGAGGCGCTCTCGTTGTGGACTGGCTCAGGCTGA
- the fhcD gene encoding formylmethanofuran--tetrahydromethanopterin N-formyltransferase, with protein MEINGVPIDNTYAEAFPTWISRVIITAVTEEWAYNAAVEATGFATSAIGCPCEAGIESILSPEETPDGRPGIAILICTAKKKIKEQLIERIGECIITAPTTAVFDGLPEAEEKVPVKLHFFGDGYEYKKEVGGRQVWVIPIMSGEYIGEEEFGIIKGVAGGNFFVMGENQMAALMGAQAAVDAIGSVCGVITSFPGGIVSSGSKVGSNKYKFIPASTNEKYCPTLREKVPDSKVPTGVRAMFEIVIDGLDEECVKEAMAQGIRAACTVPGVKFISAGNFGGNLGPFKFELHSIL; from the coding sequence ATGGAAATAAACGGAGTGCCAATTGATAATACCTATGCGGAAGCGTTTCCCACCTGGATTTCCCGGGTCATCATTACTGCCGTGACCGAAGAATGGGCATACAATGCAGCCGTTGAGGCGACCGGATTTGCCACCTCTGCCATTGGATGCCCCTGTGAGGCAGGGATCGAGAGCATTCTCTCGCCCGAAGAGACTCCCGACGGCAGACCTGGTATTGCTATCCTCATCTGTACAGCCAAGAAGAAGATTAAGGAGCAACTGATAGAACGGATTGGCGAATGCATCATTACGGCACCGACGACAGCAGTGTTCGACGGTCTTCCGGAAGCCGAAGAAAAAGTCCCCGTCAAGCTGCACTTCTTCGGTGACGGGTACGAATACAAGAAAGAGGTCGGGGGCAGGCAGGTATGGGTGATCCCCATCATGTCCGGGGAATATATCGGTGAAGAGGAATTCGGTATCATCAAGGGAGTTGCCGGGGGGAATTTCTTCGTGATGGGGGAGAACCAGATGGCCGCCCTTATGGGGGCCCAGGCAGCGGTCGATGCCATCGGTTCGGTCTGTGGGGTCATCACCAGCTTTCCCGGAGGGATTGTATCGAGCGGATCCAAGGTCGGGTCGAACAAGTACAAGTTCATCCCTGCCAGCACAAACGAGAAGTACTGTCCGACCCTCCGGGAGAAGGTCCCCGACAGCAAGGTCCCTACCGGGGTCAGAGCCATGTTCGAGATTGTCATTGACGGCCTCGATGAAGAGTGTGTAAAGGAAGCCATGGCCCAGGGAATTCGTGCAGCCTGCACCGTACCAGGGGTAAAATTCATCAGTGCCGGAAATTTTGGCGGGAACCTCGGTCCCTTCAAGTTCGAGCTTCATTCGATTCTCTAA
- a CDS encoding 4Fe-4S binding protein codes for MAFALHVNMERCTGCNNCVVACPVDALELFTLDPVTNEKIYKVKHGKAIILDFNSELCAGCGVCVEACPHDVIRLSGRGAVVSEARVG; via the coding sequence ATGGCATTTGCGTTGCACGTTAACATGGAGCGTTGTACCGGCTGCAATAATTGTGTGGTCGCATGCCCTGTTGATGCGCTTGAACTCTTCACCCTGGATCCGGTGACAAACGAGAAGATCTACAAGGTGAAACACGGGAAAGCGATAATATTGGACTTCAATTCCGAGCTGTGCGCCGGATGCGGAGTCTGCGTCGAGGCATGCCCGCACGATGTGATCCGGCTATCCGGACGCGGGGCGGTCGTATCAGAAGCCAGGGTTGGCTGA
- a CDS encoding 4Fe-4S binding protein, protein MTLFPKFSKKRDGVNVIQEQRLLQQVNQLVLNSEVCTGCGICVEACPEEAIVLGLVGATRRGAVAYAAPVDIDEVKCSYCGVCVILCPFNALTLKVDGEERLPIVEKEGFPQYDMVATIDDEKCVRCTICEDVCPRDAIDRDVPEFEGTREGGKERQLALTSKTTFKVDDEKCTYCGICGALCPAIEVKHKPFTAETGTVEGEVIWDEAKCDACMICVEACPEECITVERVVESDKLPGNVDIDQEMCCTCTWCSKNCPTEAITIEKIFEGDIEFFPEKCPGGCSTCVEVCPANAIYLPSPVPASQLKGKVEPTIAVNKDFCIYCGACVNACPGEDIIRLHRTGIRIKGKETDLFRKIKEKLFTPRTSKVKEDTPGSVQLKMMEKA, encoded by the coding sequence ATGACACTGTTTCCAAAATTCTCCAAAAAGCGGGATGGCGTAAATGTCATCCAGGAACAGCGGCTCCTCCAACAGGTAAACCAATTGGTCCTCAACTCAGAGGTCTGCACCGGATGCGGGATCTGCGTTGAAGCCTGTCCTGAAGAGGCCATTGTATTGGGACTCGTCGGTGCTACCCGGAGAGGTGCGGTCGCCTATGCTGCGCCGGTTGATATCGATGAGGTGAAGTGTTCCTACTGTGGTGTCTGTGTGATATTGTGCCCATTCAATGCACTGACACTGAAAGTCGATGGAGAAGAACGCCTGCCGATTGTCGAGAAAGAAGGATTCCCCCAGTATGACATGGTCGCGACTATTGACGATGAAAAGTGCGTCCGGTGCACCATCTGCGAGGATGTCTGCCCGCGCGATGCCATCGACCGTGATGTCCCCGAGTTCGAAGGTACCCGCGAGGGAGGAAAAGAGCGCCAGCTTGCATTGACCAGCAAGACCACCTTCAAGGTCGATGACGAGAAGTGCACATACTGCGGTATTTGCGGTGCGCTCTGCCCGGCAATTGAGGTGAAGCATAAGCCCTTTACCGCTGAGACAGGCACGGTCGAGGGTGAAGTGATCTGGGACGAGGCCAAGTGCGACGCCTGCATGATTTGCGTTGAGGCATGCCCCGAGGAGTGCATCACTGTCGAGCGGGTTGTGGAGAGTGACAAGCTGCCCGGAAACGTCGATATCGACCAGGAAATGTGCTGCACCTGCACCTGGTGTTCCAAGAACTGTCCGACCGAGGCCATCACCATCGAAAAGATATTCGAGGGCGATATCGAGTTCTTCCCCGAGAAATGCCCGGGAGGGTGTTCCACCTGTGTCGAGGTCTGCCCGGCAAATGCCATCTACCTGCCGTCACCGGTTCCGGCAAGCCAGCTGAAGGGCAAGGTCGAGCCCACTATCGCCGTCAACAAGGATTTCTGCATTTACTGCGGCGCATGCGTGAATGCCTGCCCCGGAGAGGATATCATCAGGCTCCACCGGACCGGCATCCGCATCAAGGGTAAGGAGACCGATCTCTTCAGGAAGATCAAGGAGAAGTTGTTCACGCCACGGACTTCAAAAGTCAAGGAGGATACTCCCGGTAGCGTGCAGCTGAAAATGATGGAGAAGGCGTGA
- the hdrC gene encoding CoB--CoM heterodisulfide reductase subunit C — protein MQRTKGYPEALDKKLADTRLFEDERHPDFTKTIEKISMTIPHMCYQCGTCTASCPSAPRSSYRIRKFVRRALLGLEDESLTDPDLWLCTTCYSCTDRCPRDIAPTDVIMAMRNLAAKRDIIPVNFLKTVQAIYTTGHGVPNNDVNRAARKKLGLNPEPPTTHGFPQYVKGIQYILDYFGLKERADKIVKEREG, from the coding sequence ATGCAAAGAACAAAAGGTTACCCCGAAGCGCTCGACAAGAAACTCGCCGACACCCGTCTCTTCGAGGACGAGCGCCATCCTGATTTTACCAAGACCATCGAGAAAATCTCGATGACCATCCCCCACATGTGCTACCAGTGTGGGACCTGTACCGCGTCCTGCCCTTCGGCACCGCGGAGTTCCTACCGGATCAGGAAGTTTGTCAGGAGAGCACTGCTGGGACTCGAGGATGAGTCCCTGACCGATCCCGATCTCTGGCTCTGTACAACTTGCTACAGCTGCACTGATCGTTGCCCAAGAGACATAGCCCCTACCGATGTAATCATGGCCATGAGGAACCTCGCAGCAAAGCGGGATATCATTCCGGTCAACTTCTTGAAGACCGTTCAGGCTATCTATACAACCGGACACGGTGTTCCCAACAACGATGTCAACCGCGCCGCCCGCAAGAAACTCGGGTTGAACCCCGAGCCGCCGACCACCCATGGATTCCCCCAGTATGTCAAAGGTATCCAGTACATTCTGGATTACTTCGGCCTCAAAGAGAGAGCCGACAAGATTGTCAAGGAACGGGAGGGATAA
- the hdrB gene encoding CoB--CoM heterodisulfide reductase subunit B — MHEYAFFLGCIAPNRYPGCEAAAIKTSEKLGIKLLELQGASCCPAPGAFGSIDLNIWYAMAARNLLLAEQMKKDIALICNGCYKSIYEVNEKLKHHKELREGVNEVLKGIDMEFKGTIDVWHLAELLYDPKICGLQKIRDSVTVPLEGTRIAVHYGCHLMKPKKERHFGSTEHPYWIEEMVAALGAEPVEYRNKMLCCGAGGGVRGYDLVHAIDITNEKMINLREVKADALTEVCPFCQLQFDRGQIEIEEKFGVKWGLPVLHYNELLGLAQGMSPQELALDLHAVSCEPFLEKIL, encoded by the coding sequence ATGCACGAATATGCATTCTTCCTCGGATGTATCGCGCCAAACCGGTATCCCGGATGTGAGGCAGCAGCCATTAAGACGAGCGAGAAGCTGGGCATCAAGCTGCTCGAACTTCAAGGCGCCAGCTGCTGCCCGGCACCCGGTGCGTTCGGGTCAATCGACCTGAATATATGGTATGCCATGGCTGCGAGGAATCTTTTGCTCGCAGAACAGATGAAGAAGGATATCGCCTTGATCTGCAATGGCTGTTACAAGTCCATTTATGAAGTGAACGAAAAACTGAAGCATCACAAAGAACTCCGTGAGGGTGTTAACGAGGTGCTCAAGGGTATCGACATGGAGTTCAAGGGGACCATCGATGTCTGGCACTTAGCCGAGCTCCTGTACGACCCCAAGATCTGTGGACTACAGAAGATTCGCGACAGTGTAACAGTGCCGCTCGAGGGGACACGGATTGCCGTCCACTATGGCTGCCACCTCATGAAGCCCAAGAAGGAGCGCCACTTCGGGAGCACCGAACACCCTTACTGGATCGAGGAGATGGTTGCAGCCCTCGGCGCCGAACCGGTAGAATACCGGAACAAGATGCTCTGCTGTGGTGCAGGCGGCGGGGTGCGGGGATACGATCTGGTCCACGCCATTGATATCACCAACGAGAAGATGATCAACTTGAGGGAAGTAAAAGCCGATGCTCTCACCGAAGTCTGCCCATTCTGCCAGCTGCAGTTTGACCGGGGCCAGATCGAGATTGAGGAGAAATTCGGGGTGAAATGGGGTCTCCCCGTGCTCCACTACAATGAGCTGCTTGGACTTGCCCAGGGGATGAGCCCGCAGGAGCTTGCACTCGACCTGCATGCGGTCAGTTGTGAACCGTTCCTGGAGAAGATCCTGTGA
- a CDS encoding CoB--CoM heterodisulfide reductase iron-sulfur subunit A family protein, translated as MAEKKTKKETAPKKKETAKPAAPVKAAAPVKTAAPAEKAPAKEQKEARIGVFICHCGTNIAGSVDIEGVQEYAKTLPNVAHVDNYQYMCSTPGQGKVKEAIKEHNLTGVVVAACSPRLHEPTFRTASKEGGLNPFRFEMANIREQGSWVHMHDREGATEKAKDAIRIAVAKASLLQDLIPKSVPVEHAAMVVGAGIAGMQAALDLANAGIKTYLIEKNPTIGGRMSQLDKTFPTLDCSQCILTPKMVDVGRNENIELMTCAEVENVEGYIGNFDVTIRKKARGVLSMEEAEAKGIVGGGCNGCGDCEVVCPVIKPNPFEMGMKPRKAIYIYHPQVVPLIYHIDWDSCIKCNLCVEACGDKKAIDLEMQDELVKVKVGTAILATGYDIFPIEKKDEWGYKKYENVVTSLEFERLICASGPTGGHLVRPSDGATPKKVAFLLCAGSRDSTGIGHPYCSRFCCMYSLKHAHQIIEKIPDAQPYLFYMDIRSFGKMYEEFYYRIQDEGAKFMRGRVANVLEDPTTKNLIINAEDTLLNRPISLEVDMVVLAAAVEPAAETDKTRKLFGVSRSMDGWLLEAHPKLNPCGTTTAGVFLAGVCQGPKDIPDTVASAEGAASAASIPIHMGEVELEPYFAQCIEEKCAGCGMCVNLCPYQALSLVEKDGRKVMQVTEAKCKGCGTCGGFCPGGAIWMQHFATPQIIAQIDAFLLGGAK; from the coding sequence ATGGCAGAAAAAAAGACAAAGAAAGAGACCGCTCCCAAGAAGAAGGAAACCGCAAAGCCGGCAGCGCCGGTGAAGGCAGCAGCACCGGTAAAGACAGCAGCACCGGCCGAAAAAGCTCCTGCAAAAGAGCAGAAAGAGGCCCGCATCGGCGTATTTATTTGCCACTGCGGTACCAATATCGCCGGTTCAGTTGACATTGAAGGCGTGCAGGAATATGCAAAGACCCTGCCGAACGTTGCACATGTAGACAATTACCAGTACATGTGTTCCACACCCGGCCAGGGAAAGGTCAAGGAGGCCATCAAGGAGCACAACCTTACCGGTGTCGTGGTAGCAGCCTGCTCGCCGCGCCTGCACGAACCGACTTTCAGGACCGCCAGCAAGGAAGGAGGGCTGAACCCATTCCGGTTCGAGATGGCCAATATCCGCGAACAGGGCTCCTGGGTGCACATGCATGACCGCGAGGGAGCAACCGAAAAGGCAAAAGACGCCATCCGGATCGCGGTAGCCAAGGCGTCGCTCCTCCAGGATCTCATCCCGAAGAGCGTGCCCGTTGAGCATGCGGCTATGGTCGTCGGTGCGGGAATTGCCGGAATGCAGGCCGCCCTCGACCTTGCAAACGCCGGGATCAAGACCTACCTCATCGAGAAAAACCCGACCATTGGCGGCCGGATGTCCCAGCTCGACAAGACGTTCCCGACCCTCGACTGTTCGCAGTGTATCCTCACCCCCAAGATGGTGGATGTGGGCAGGAATGAGAATATCGAGCTGATGACCTGCGCCGAGGTGGAGAATGTCGAAGGTTACATCGGCAACTTCGATGTCACCATCCGCAAGAAGGCACGAGGGGTTCTCTCCATGGAAGAGGCCGAGGCAAAAGGAATCGTTGGCGGTGGATGCAACGGGTGTGGGGACTGCGAAGTGGTCTGCCCCGTCATCAAGCCGAACCCCTTCGAGATGGGGATGAAGCCCCGCAAGGCCATCTATATATATCACCCACAGGTCGTGCCGCTCATTTACCACATCGACTGGGACTCCTGCATCAAGTGTAACCTCTGCGTTGAGGCCTGCGGTGATAAGAAGGCTATCGACCTTGAAATGCAGGACGAGCTCGTGAAAGTCAAGGTGGGGACCGCCATCCTGGCAACGGGATACGACATCTTCCCAATCGAAAAGAAAGACGAATGGGGGTACAAGAAGTACGAGAACGTGGTCACCAGCCTCGAGTTTGAGCGCTTGATCTGTGCGTCGGGTCCGACTGGCGGCCACCTGGTCCGGCCGAGCGATGGTGCAACTCCCAAGAAGGTTGCCTTCCTGCTCTGTGCCGGTTCCCGTGATAGCACCGGAATTGGCCATCCCTACTGCTCGCGGTTCTGCTGCATGTACTCGCTCAAGCATGCCCACCAGATCATCGAGAAGATCCCAGATGCCCAGCCCTACCTCTTCTACATGGACATCAGGTCTTTTGGAAAGATGTACGAGGAGTTCTACTACCGTATCCAGGACGAGGGCGCCAAGTTCATGCGGGGACGGGTGGCAAACGTTCTCGAGGATCCGACCACCAAGAATCTCATCATCAATGCCGAGGACACCCTGCTCAACCGGCCGATCAGTCTCGAGGTTGACATGGTAGTGCTCGCTGCAGCGGTCGAGCCTGCAGCAGAGACCGACAAGACGAGGAAGCTCTTCGGTGTCTCACGGTCGATGGACGGATGGCTCCTTGAAGCCCACCCCAAGCTGAACCCGTGCGGGACCACCACAGCGGGTGTATTCCTTGCCGGTGTCTGCCAGGGACCAAAAGATATCCCTGATACGGTCGCATCAGCAGAAGGAGCCGCATCGGCTGCCAGCATCCCGATCCATATGGGAGAAGTGGAACTCGAACCTTACTTTGCCCAGTGCATTGAGGAGAAGTGCGCCGGTTGTGGCATGTGCGTGAACCTCTGTCCATACCAGGCCCTCTCGCTGGTCGAGAAGGACGGTCGGAAGGTTATGCAGGTCACCGAAGCAAAATGCAAGGGATGTGGGACCTGTGGAGGGTTCTGCCCCGGTGGTGCGATCTGGATGCAGCACTTTGCAACCCCGCAGATCATCGCCCAGATTGATGCGTTCCTCCTGGGAGGTGCGAAGTAA
- a CDS encoding hydrogenase iron-sulfur subunit, with protein sequence MAEEWKPKILGIICNWCSYAGADLAGSARTQYPPDIRIVRVMCTGRVDPLFILKAFTDGADGVLVSGCHFGDCHYLEGNYKGAKRMFMLKSLLRNIGLEDKRLRMTFVSASEGAKWAKVVEDVVKTITDLGPNPLKELTR encoded by the coding sequence ATGGCAGAAGAGTGGAAACCCAAGATCCTCGGGATCATCTGTAACTGGTGCTCATATGCAGGGGCAGATCTTGCGGGCAGCGCCCGCACCCAGTACCCCCCCGACATCAGGATCGTAAGGGTGATGTGTACAGGTCGCGTAGACCCCCTGTTCATCCTGAAGGCATTCACAGACGGGGCTGACGGTGTCCTGGTCTCAGGCTGCCACTTCGGCGACTGCCACTACCTCGAGGGCAACTACAAGGGTGCAAAGCGGATGTTTATGTTGAAAAGCCTGCTTCGGAACATCGGCCTTGAGGACAAGCGCCTCAGGATGACCTTTGTATCAGCATCGGAAGGGGCAAAGTGGGCAAAAGTGGTTGAAGACGTGGTGAAGACCATAACCGACCTTGGTCCTAATCCCCTTAAAGAGCTCACCCGCTAA
- a CDS encoding molybdopterin dinucleotide-binding protein, with the protein MTKIALNLITGRTIQQGVAMEGGKEKDAYTKACGIIEMDISDLKKLGAWRNTNVRVTSKHGSVVVKAIEATQGPHPGLAWIPLGPWANCVTDPNTYSTGMPTFKGVPIEVEIAINEKVLSSVELVQKKCRGEI; encoded by the coding sequence GTGACCAAGATTGCACTGAACCTGATCACCGGACGCACCATCCAGCAGGGTGTTGCCATGGAAGGCGGAAAAGAGAAAGACGCCTATACCAAAGCCTGCGGCATCATCGAGATGGACATTTCCGATCTCAAGAAACTTGGTGCCTGGCGCAACACCAACGTCCGGGTGACCAGCAAACACGGGAGCGTGGTGGTCAAAGCTATTGAGGCCACCCAAGGTCCCCACCCGGGACTGGCCTGGATACCCCTGGGTCCCTGGGCCAATTGTGTAACCGACCCCAATACCTATTCCACGGGTATGCCCACGTTCAAGGGCGTTCCCATTGAGGTGGAGATCGCCATAAATGAAAAGGTACTCAGCTCTGTTGAGCTGGTACAGAAAAAATGCCGGGGTGAGATCTGA